CTGGATATGCGGGGATCACTGCTGATCAGCACCCAGGGGCAAAGGAAAGCATAACATGCACCCAGAAATGATAAAGGATCATAGAGCGTCATGTCATCCATCTTAATAAAATTCAAAAACAGACTAATGCTGCTACTGATGCAATAAAAAGAAACGAAGCAAGTGACCAGGAGCAGGATGGTCTGGGTGGTTCTGGTAACTGGGGAAGCTTTGTGGGTTTGGCTGCTGGTATGAATGTGCTGGACTTGCCTACGATGGTGGTGTAGCACAAGTACCATatagccactggcccagctcaTGAGGAGCACAAAGAAGACATCACGGAAAGTTTTAGCAGTGACATATGAAGAATTATTTATCTTATTTAAATAAAATATGCTAGTACAATTCTTCCTACTGTCACCACTGATTGAAATGGTGACATTTTTGTTGTCTACAATTGGTTTTAGTACATTCATTTCCACTAATAGATTAAAGATCCAAAATATGATAAAGGCAGGCAAAATCAACCTGGGGACCTGGTGTTTCAGATGGACCCAGCCAGAGttgctggggctgatggtgacagcctggaaACTGCTCAGGAGACAGGTGGTACAGATACAAAGGCCCCTGACCACTCTCCTGATATAGGAATTGACCTGACACCCAAAATCATCCGGAGAATTCTCCCACCTGAAGGCAATAACCATCCCTGGAGTAGTCTGGGTGAGAAGGGTCACTGTGTTGGCCACAGTCAAGTGAGTGAGGATCAGGTCTGTGATCTTCTTCTGTTGGTGATGGGAAATGAAGATGGTGACATAAAGCATGAGCAGAATTGAATTCCCCAGAAGCCCAACCCCAATCTGAGCGATGAACAGAATTGTCAAAATCAGGTCACCCGAAAGCATTTTCTTGACTTCTTCAGAATTGCAGAATTCAGAATACCTTAAAGAGAAACCCAAAATGGCACACCTGTGCTAGATAGAATTGGAAACACTCAAGGAAGATGATTCTGAAATGTGCCTTTCAGCAATGACCAAATTCTCTATTTTAGTCCACCCCCAACTACTGTTGCATGATAACAATTTCCAGACGTGGATGATGTCCacatggggaggggcagaaaggtGAATGAATTCAACCTttccaaacaaaaataaaacatgcATTTGATCTTAAACTATCTGGAAGCCAAAGAGACCATAGGAGGTACTGTTTAAAATATCCATGAATGTTCTGAATGTTCTGGGAAAGGCAGTGTGCAAGGCAATCGCCAAGTTTGTAGGTGACACTAAACTTTTACACTTGGTCAATGTCATTTTCATGTCCACATATTCTCAGTGGTCCCAAGAATGGAGTAAACAATAAATGATCTTCAGTATGGACAAATGCTAAGTAATGTATCTatggaaaaataatctgagcTACAACTAAGGTATGGTTGGCTCCGAGTTCTCACATCACAACTTGTTACTGAGATTGTTGTATCTTCACTGGCTGTGGAAGCTAAAGAGTCCAAGGAAATACTGGGAATTATCAGGAAGAAAATGGGCCATAAATCAAAAGTCAGAGTTTGCCATTATAAAATCCCATGATGCTGGAGAATTTCTGATCTCTATTTTAGGAAGCATATAATTGTTCACCTAATAGTACACAAATAGAAAAGTGATCCCTAATGATGTTTGAATGTGGTTGTAGTGGTGGTGGTAGTGATAATCATATTtggtaaatatttattgagtgtccactgaatGTAACAAATCAAATAATGATATTAAGAacctattatgtgcaaaacatgcAACTAAGCCCATGAAGAGTATAATAAAAAGAGTTGACCTATAATACGTAGAGTTGACAGTCCTGCTCTCTGCACAAGGAGCTGTCAATGTAGAGAAGGAACTTAGAAAAACTTGGAAAAATCCTTTAGAGGCATAAGACACATTTTCCAAGATTTACTGGAGGATGATATTGAAGGAGACTTTATAACtcaggagagagctgtggtctgttggatatgtggggaaggggtttcaACCTGGGGAAATAGTGTGAGCAATGGATCATGGtaattagaggagggaaggccgATAATCCAAAACAAAAGGGACTCATTTTCCCAAACAGATAAGTAATACTAattgtgggcatttgttaagctcttaatttgGCCAGTcctgggggtagataccgggCAATTTGATGTGAAATTgccccccatcccacaagggtcttacagttaagtaggagggagaagaggttattgaatctccattttatagctgaggaaacaagCATGAGGTAGTtacagtgatttgtccaagatctcatAGCAGGCAGATagggatctggaattagaaacccaggtcttctgactacctggcctgtgctctttccactaggacatagtGTTTTTGTACAAACTAGAGTAGCAATGGACTGAGACATTTGAGTAAATTAAGAGAGGATAAGACATCCAAATGAGCTATTAGAGGGAAGTTAGGGCATTAGAAGGGAACCCTAAGAATATTCAAGTTGTGCATCTTTATACAATAGTACACATGTCAaagaaaacaatagcaaacattTTATCCAAGGATCCTGTGGACCAGATGGATTCAGCAAATGCCAACTGATAGAAAATTGTTGgcatttattatgatttttaggTGATTGTTTTTTACATAAGCCATTTTAAAATATCTGTGACTTGTCAGGAAAGTGATTCTTCAGATCCTTTACACAACTTTCCAACCTACTTAACAGCATAACAACCGTTAAAAATCAAATTGAAAATGACATTTTGAAATACTCAGAAATTCTCTCATTAGAAACATAACAATATCTGAAACAAGAATTATGGACACATGATGATAACTACTAGATGCAAATGAATTGGAATTAATGCCCTCCCACTTTACCTCTGTCAGGcaatcactctccacaccttctccaagaggccttccctgactcaaccctcatttcctcttctcctactgctGTGTTGCCCTTGTGTTGCGTGTAGGGCACTGTTAACTAATCATTTgggaagaatacaatgtaacattattaacagacacatttccctgcccacaacaatcttacaatctagaaggggtttACAGTacaaatccacaatttattcattaatatattaatgtctgtcttcctctctgagATCGTAAGCTTTATGCAGCAAGGAATTTATCCAATTCAactttgttacattatactctcccaagtgcatagtgctgtgctcttcacacagtaaatgctcaatacattgattgattgaattaaagaAACCATTAATATATCAAGTCTTTGAACTTAATTTTAGTTGATGCAAAAGAACCATAATAGGCTATGTGGCCAAATGTTATCAGAAATAGATTGAATTAGATCAATCAAGACCCCAGTTGATAGAGTGAGAATTTGAAATGCTTCCTTATGAATATCAAGAACCAAAAATAGCAGTTGGTGTTGGTAATATCAATTAAATATGATAGCATCACAATCAAACACAGTAAAATGCACAAGGAAGAAAACAACTGTGGATTTCCATCAGTGTTATAAAGATATTTTGTTTTTGTATagcaattttattttttccaaaatatttttagatcaacgatctcattttgtcctcacaatatccctggaaggtagggagaaacagatattatcatcatccctatttaacagttgaagaaattgaaatTTAGGGAAGGcaaacaatttgcccaaggtcacatagcaggccagagacagagctTGTACTAGAAGCTAGATCTCCTGGCTCCAAACTTCTTGGACTTTTCACTAGAGCATGCTCCCTCTCCTTTGATaacaatcataatggtattttaaaagtacttactatatatcaagcactgtactatgtaccagAGTaggtataagacaatcaggtctgacacatccCTATTCttcaatgggttcacagtctgtgaaggagggagaatagttattaaacctccattttaataatgaggaaactgaggacaagacaagtgtcttgcccaaggtgacctggcaggtaagtggcagaattaggattaaaacctaggaactctgactcccaaactatgATATTTCCTCCagatcacactgcctccctgTGGTAAAAAGATATAAGATTTAATGAAAACAGACCAGACTGGAGAATACAGATTATCCTGAAGGGAACTGAAAAAgcttctttttttatagtatttttagagtgcttacgatgtgtcgagcactgttctaagctctgaggaagatataagttaatcagttttgacacagtcccttttccacatggggtcacagtataaattggagggagaacagatactgaatccccattttgcagttgaggaaactgaggcacagagaagttaagtgactgggccaaggtcacacagcacacaagtggcagagccaggattagaaatcaaatcctctggttcccaggctcaaGCTTTATCCAGTTGGCTATGCTGCTTGCTATGCCCTCTTATGGCATAGGTGCTAATAAGTTTTGCCAATACATTTAGAACTTCTTTAAAGTGAGGTTAAAATTTTATACATATGCAGATCTTGTATTTATTTCAAGAACTGAAAAGAATACTCCAGCTACGGCTACTGTTAGTAACACAGGGTAATATCAACCTAAGAGCAAATTGCCCAAAATATTGATGCTAAAGGGATTAACATGGGATTAGAGGGTTAATTAAATAATTGTGCAATTTAATAGAGTAAGTTAGGGCAAATGGTGAAAATGTACACAAAATTGACTTGAAAGCATAAAACacctatagatgaggtaaaagcTTAAATTTAAGAGATGATAGATtccagttttcttggtcaaaaaaaGGTATTATTTCTTTGAGAGAAAAATTGAAAGAAGAACGTAATTGCTCATAAAGTAAAAGGTTGAAGTGTCCATGTTCAAGGAGGTTCAGATTTCTAGTGGAACTAGCTTCCCAGAAAAATGgcaggattgtgtccaaaatacTCCTGAGACCTCCAGACAGGACTGAAAGAGGCTTACTGGCACCAATTGAAAATCGACTTGGCACCTAGCTTGGATGTAGGTGAAGCTGACCACCAATTAGATGAACCTGTGCCCTTACTCTACCCTTTTACTgtgctcttgggaagcagcgtggctcagtgtaaagaacccgggcttgggagtcacaagtcatgggttcgaatcctggctctgccacttgttagctgtgtgactgtgggcaagtcacttcacttctctgtgcctcagttccctcatcagtaaaatggggatgaagactgtgagcctcgcgtgggacaacctgattaccctgtgtctaccccagcgcttagaacattgctctgtacatagtaagtgcttagcaaataccaacattattattattattattactgtaccagTCAGACATGCACAGTGTGTAATATGAATATTATGTAGCAATAGACTCATTGGAATGGACATGCCAAAGTATGTAACATGCAAGAGCCCACAAAGCCTGCATAGTAGGCAgtgtggatagagaagggaaaaaCAAACATCACTCCATCTTCTGAAATGTGCACTTGTGACCCACAAGAAAAAATTTGAATCAGAGTACAGGTAAGGGTACTCCTATTAAATTTTTTCCTTatccatccattaatcaatcaatcaatggaatttattgagctcttattatgtgcagagcattgttctaaggactcaggagagtgcaatacaacagacttagcacgacatgttccctgcccacagtaagctcacattagaaatggggaaagagagataaacataaagaaataataatatataagAAAGATGTGTGTATAGATGCTCTTGGAGTTGAGGGtagtgtgaatatcaaatgctaaaaggtcacagatccaggtgcatatatgacacagaagggagagggagcctgggaaaagagaacttaatcgggcaaggccttttggaggggatTTGACCTTAACAGTACTTTGAAGGTTCACAGGAGTGGtagtctccttatcttccctcccaaaccctgccctctcccaaactttcccaccactgtggacagcacaaccaccCTTTCAGTCTCCCAAgactgcaatcttggtgtcatccatgagtcctctctctcattcaccccatttaTCCAATCTGTCAACCaagcctgccggtttcaccttcatgacattgccaagatccaccctttcctctccatccaaactgctaccatgttagtacaatctctcatcctataccgactggattactgcatcaacctcctttctgacttctcaacatcctgcctctccccacttcagaatatacttcattctgctgcccagattatctttctacagaaaaactcagggcatgtcacacccccacccccgtcaaaaatctccaggggttgcctatccacttctgtatcaaacaaaaattcctcaatattggctttaaaggtctccatcaccttgtccccttcctacctcacttcccttctctccttctacatccaatctgcactctctgctcctctggtgctaatcttctcactgtgcttcaatatcacttgtcttgctgccaacccctggcccacataccTCGGGCCTGGACCTGCCTCTATCCTCAAATCTTCTGGAtagtcactcttcccccttcaaagtgctactgaaggcacacctcctccaagaggactttccagactaaacccagtttttgtaagctcctcctccctctgcatcaccacaACTCACTCGTGTTGTGCTTCCCCcaacagcacgtatgtatatatgtatatatctataattatattcatttatattgatgcctgtttatttgtattgatgcctgactccaccccacccctcccccaggctgAGAGCCTGTTTTGTGCAGGGATtttgtctctactgctgtattatacttttcaagcacttaatacagtactctgcacacagtaagtgttcagtcaaatagcattaattgagtgaAAGTGTATTGTTACAGTGGATAATGACACTGAAATGATGTCAGATTAAAATAGAAAGGGGTAAGATCTATAGAGGGAATAAATATATTTACAATGACTACAAGGAGAGAAGATAAAACAACCAGCTTGGGCAACTTCAAGCTTCCAGGAAAAAATGACTTTACAGATGAATGAGAACCTAAAGCTCAGTATTTGAAAACTGGTGGAAACAGAGGAGTTATGCCAATACTTATGGAGATGACAAAGTGTTTGAAGAATTTTAGAAGTGATTGGTTTATTTCTATGTGAAGACCCATAACACAGTGGAGTGAAATAGAAAAGACAGGGTCGGGgtggagaaaaaagaagaaaacagagataaaggtggggaaagaggaaggcaaagaggaagtAAGAAAGAGTGAGAAACCTTTAGCCAATATAGGAAAACAGTTGTACAGAAAGGCTAAAGTGGTGAAAAAAAGttcctcatcctatcctgaccagATTATCataacagcctcctttctgacctcccaatcttctACCTGTCCCCAGTTTCAggcaatatttcactctgctgcccagattatctttttacagaaatgttcagggcatgtcaccccatcctcaaaaatctctagtggttgcctatcaacctccatatcaaacaaaactgcAGTGAgactacagtaagtgctaatcaTGTAAACATAAATTTTTTAGGGCGACAGTGGAATGAAGCAATATAGGAAGGAGGAAATTAATTAGGAAATGCCTTTTGGAGGTGAtggattttcaggagggctttgaaaatgagaagaggTAAAGGCTTGGATACTTGAAGGGGACGGGTattaaagaaaggaggaagggtgtgagcaaagatTAAGAtgtgggagagtagaaagaggcAGTCAGAAGTAAATGGCAATACCATCACTGAGGTCTAAAGGGTCAGGATGGATGCTGGTGTATTATTGACTAAAATGTGAAATTTCAATGAAGGAATTGGATGAGGAAGTTTCTGTAAAAGTAGGAAACCCAGGATATGAAATCTTTATTGCCAAAAAGGCAGCAGGAACATTTAGAAGATCTCTAGGTAGACCTCTAAGTTTTAAGTGGGGCCTATGGGTAGGATtaaaggtagaagttaatcaatcttattttctGGGAATGAAAATCACCAAAAATCATTACAGGAAAAAGAGTTTAGGCCAggttgagggaagggggtggggagagtggagggggaccagagaaaggaagggagaattctGATTGCCAGAGTAGGGAACACTGGTGTGTCTGATCTAGTGAAGTTCTggactctcctcttccccagaaaGTAAAGCATAGTTCTCAGGAACTCTAAAATGATAATACAATTTTCCTTACATTTCTTCTTCTCACTTCATCACTGCCCCAGGGCTCTCACTGCCCCAGGTCTCCTTATCCCTGCTTTCAGGCTGCATGCCCCCTCTGATTCTCCCGCTCCATTCCATGTTGCACAGAGCTTGACACTTAATGACACACTCACCTGAACAAGTTTATTCTCCCAACATGCAATTCTGTGCAGAAAAAGACTTAGCTTTTCTGTTCTGGAGGGATGCAGCAGAGCAGCAATTATAGGGACAAGGTGGTTGAGCCCATCTCTCTTCAGGGGTGCCATTACAGTGTCACTTGCTGTTGTTGTGACAGTGCTTGGAGTGGGAATCTGAGATATCTCCATGGAAGGAACCAACTCCCTTCCCTGTTGGAAGTCCTCTTTAAAATAGCAAAGGGGTGCGGGGAGATGGAGGGttaagaaaggaggggagagtcctgATTGCCAGAGTAGGAAACACTGGTGTGTCTGATCTAGTAAAGTTCTggactctcctctttcccagaaaGTAAAGCATAGTACTCAGGAACTCTAAAATGAtaatttcattttccttcaaTTTCTTCTTCTTACTTCACCCTCAGCTTATCCCCACTTCCCCATGACAGTTAATGTACACTgcctgcattcaatagtatttactgaccacttactgtgtgttgagcactgtattaagcacatgaaaagtacaatttactaataaagagagacaatccctgcccacaatgggctttatAGTCTGGGtgagggggacagacaacaaaataagttagcatgaatataaatagaattataaatatatacatatataactatataagttttgtggagctgggggagaggggggaagagcaaagggagtgagtcaaagtgacctggaagggatggggagctgaggaaaagggagcttaagctgggaaggcctcatggaggaggtgtacattcagtaaggctttgaaggggggaagaatgaatgtttggcagatttgaggagctcaaggtgattaagtgctttaaagccaatggtgaggagtttttgtttgatatggaggtgcataataatgttggtattcgtaaagtgcttactatgtgcagagcactgttctaagtgctggggtagatacagagtaatcaggttgtcccaagcaaggctcacagttaatcccattttacagatgaggtaattgaggcacagagaagttaagtgacttgtccacagtcacacagctgacaagtgggagaaccaggattcgaacccatgagctctgactcccaagcccaggcttttgccactgagccacgctgcttctctggatgggcaaccactggagtttcttaaggagtgggaaacttggtctgaatgtttttgaatgaaaatgatttgaacagcagaatgcagtatggattgcagtggggagagacagaggcagggaggtcagcaaggaggctgacacaataagcaaggcagggtaggataagtgcttgcagtaATTAAAttgcagtttgtatggagaggaaggggtgaattttggcaatgttgtgaaagtaaaaccgacaggatttagtgatggttcgAATATATGGGTGTAATGAGAGAGGGGatccaagaataatgccaaggttatgggttcgtgagacagaaaggatggtagtgctgtcaacagtgatgggaaagtgacagggtttcagtgggaagaaagaaattcagttttagccatattaagtttgaggcgatggaaggacatccaagtagtgatgtaggcaggaggaaatgcgagaccgcagagagggagagagataagggctggagctgtagatttgggtgttatcagcatagaggtgatactTGAAATTatgtgagttttccaagggattggatgtagagggagaaaagaaggggacccagaactgaaccttgagggcacccacagttaggtgggaggcagaggaggagcccatgaaagactgagaatcagtggcctgagagataggaggagaaccaggggaggacggtgtcagtgaagccaagattcagCTGTTCAgctgttaggaagggaagaagggaggggataagcattttgataaggcatgaaggaatggggtcagatgcacaggtggaggctgtggattttgagagaagggaggcgatctcctccagagatactgctgggaaagatgggagagttgaagagggggcaggacaggggagagactgggagagggtacagggagattttagggacattatacctgatagtgtcaatttcttAATTAAATAGGTGGCcatgtcattaggggcaagggatgggagaagcaggaggatgggGGCCTGAgcaggaagttaaatgtctggagcaactggcaagggcaatgggcatgggtgacaataagggtggagaaataattttaggcagcagaggagagggaagagttaaagtacacaaggataaatttgaaatggatgaaGTCAGTGGGATATTTAGAAGTCCACCAGCAGCACTTTGCAGTTCGTGCACAAGAACAAAGGCGCTGGACTGTGCAGGTAATTCCAGGCTGTGGGTTAGCGGTAAGAGATCGATGAAGGgaataagggagcaagtgaaTTAAGTTCAGTTCACGTGCCCAAGGACATTGAGATCTCTCCACCAAGGGGCCCCTAATTGCAGTGGACCTTAGACAGTCGCACAGGGCGGATAACTGCCCAGGGAAAGTGAAATCTCTGTGCCAAGTGGTGTCAGCAGAACCAGCTCATCTGCCATCAGAACACTGCCTACAGTCTGTCCACCAGAACTCCAATACTTAGTCCCTGATCAGCTCTCAAAATCCCAAGCTTCTCCTCAGGGAATCATGGGATTAAGCAGTTTATTGCTATTGATTACCTCACCTAATtcttaaacttctctgacctcaccatgacccCTCAAGTAGCCCACCCTCCAAGCAGCCCAGCCCagacctccctcttcccatcctccagCCAATCTCTCCCTACCCCTTGTTCAGTCCCCACCGCCTCCCCTTCCCTATCCATGTCTTACTGTTCCAGCACCACCCTTCATCCTCCTCTAACGGCCCCATCAGctaactcccatccaacccctccctacCCCTTGTTCGGTCCCCTTCCCAGCCACTCTTCCCAAAGCCTCAGCCAAGCGCAGCTTGTGGAAGCCCTTCTCCATCATGGAGGAGTTTCCCTACATCCTTGACGtgtcctgacccagtcactgctcctcctcaccaccactgaaacctggctctctccagATAACATGGTCTCCACTGCTGCTCTCTGTAAAGGGAgcctcatcttcattcattcattcccccagaCTCTGGGAAAGGTGGAGGTGTTTGCTCCATCTCATGCCCCCAAGCTACTTTCGCAccattctgcctcctccatccctgtctttgccttcctttAAAGCCTATATCATCCGCCTCTGACACTCATTCCAGATATATCACAGTCATTTActgcccccaggccccacctccaactttctgaaccactttgatccctttctcacattctttctctttttccgcATCCCTACACTGATCTACTTTAATGTCCACGTAAATGTTCCTGATGATCCTTCCACTGCCTACTTTCTACTACTCCTCAACCCCACTGATGTCCTGCTGCACCCCagttcacccactcaccaacttggacacgcgCTTGATCTCATCATTGCTAGGCACTGCATAGTCTCTtctctcatcaactctgaaataccTCTATCTGACCAAAACCTCCTcatgtgtcttctctcccacacacttccacCTCACAAATaatccatgctgtttccccacagagcttccgatcttttgaccccatccaattttctcaactcaacattccccatttagcctccatatccaacCAACCTACTGAGAATAACCAAATTGACCCTGTCAAAACCAACCTCTCTATTAAActtaactgacttgctccctgttccTTCACtgaaccactaacccacagccctggatcacctgcacagtctgcttcctttgctcctagGTGCAAGCCACAGAACACGGCGGGTGGAATTCTAGATATCAGGCCTACCTTGTCCTCTTCAAGATTATCTTTACATGCTtttactctgccctttcctctggctGGCCAAATtagttctccatccttattggcacccatgcccattgcccgtgcaagttgttccagatgtttaaagctctcctccaaccccccgttcccctgccttccctctctctagcccttaacctggccacctactttagtgagaaaattgacactgtcAGGGAGgtctccccaaaatctcccctgcacctccccATTTTATcacaacattaattcattcatttattaaatagtatttattgagtgcttactatgtgcagagtgctgtactaagcgcttggaatgtacaattaggcaacagatagagacaatccctgcccaataatgggctcaaagtctaaacaggggagacaacaaagcaaaccagaacaaaacaaagccagatcatcaagataaatagaatcatggaaatttgcacctcattaacaaaaccagtggggtaataaataatatataaatatataatgaatagggtaataaatatgcacagtgctgaggggaggggaaggggaagagcagagggcagaaaaagggtgaatggggaggggaggaggagcagagggagagaagggctcagtctgggaaggtctcctggaggaagtgagctctcagtagggctttgaagagagaagagagttagtttggcagatgtgaggaaggagggcattccagatcagaggtaggatgtgggccaggggttgatggcagcaTAGGCGCAAAGGGGAGACCGTAAGGAGGTGAGcaggcagaggagtagagtgtacgtggtgggcagtagaaagagagaagggcggtTAGGTAGGAGacaccaaggtgatggagagctctgaagccaagagtgagtagtttttgttctgtgcgaaggttgataggcaaccactatagGTTTTTGAGGttgagagtgacatgcccagagcgtttctgtaggacgatga
The window above is part of the Ornithorhynchus anatinus isolate Pmale09 chromosome 12, mOrnAna1.pri.v4, whole genome shotgun sequence genome. Proteins encoded here:
- the ORNANAV1R3112 gene encoding vomeronasal 1 receptor ornAnaV1R3112, which encodes MLSGDLILTILFIAQIGVGLLGNSILLMLYVTIFISHHQQKKITDLILTHLTVANTVTLLTQTTPGMVIAFRWENSPDDFGCQVNSYIRRVVRGLCICTTCLLSSFQAVTISPSNSGWVHLKHQVPRLILPAFIIFWIFNLLVEMNVLKPIVDNKNVTISISGDSRKNCTSIFYLNKINNSSYVTAKTFRDVFFVLLMSWASGYMVLVLHHHRRQVQHIHTSSQTHKASPVTRTTQTILLLVTCFVSFYCISSSISLFLNFIKMDDMTLYDPLSFLGACYAFLCPWVLISSDPRISRLKSIF